In Gammaproteobacteria bacterium, the following proteins share a genomic window:
- a CDS encoding GAF domain-containing protein, translating to MSDQFYTALAAEARALLEGESDVVANAANLSALLYLRLPDVNWAGFYFMRDGELLVGPFNGKPACTRIALGQGVCGAAMAQQQTLRVPDVHEFAGHIACDAESRSEIVIPLGELGVLDIDSPLPDRFSAADQAGLEQIAAIYLDSISN from the coding sequence ATGAGTGATCAGTTTTACACCGCACTTGCAGCTGAAGCACGCGCACTGCTGGAAGGCGAATCCGATGTGGTTGCCAATGCTGCCAACCTGAGCGCGCTGCTGTATTTGCGCCTGCCGGATGTGAACTGGGCAGGGTTTTATTTTATGCGTGATGGCGAGTTACTCGTCGGGCCATTCAACGGCAAACCGGCCTGTACCCGCATCGCCCTGGGGCAGGGTGTGTGTGGCGCCGCGATGGCGCAGCAGCAAACCCTGCGAGTGCCGGACGTGCATGAATTTGCCGGGCATATCGCGTGCGACGCCGAGTCGCGGTCCGAAATTGTCATTCCACTGGGTGAGCTGGGAGTGCTGGACATCGACAGCCCGTTACCCGACCGTTTCAGCGCCGCCGATCAGGCCGGTCTGGAGCAGATCGCCGCTATTTACCTGGACTCGATTAGTAACTAG
- the psd gene encoding phosphatidylserine decarboxylase (Phosphatidylserine decarboxylase is synthesized as a single chain precursor. Generation of the pyruvoyl active site from a Ser is coupled to cleavage of a Gly-Ser bond between the larger (beta) and smaller (alpha chains). It is an integral membrane protein.) has product MDRIFATIQAILPQHLLTHCVGWLANSKLSIIRVPFIGIFRRIYRVDLAESDPSDPAAFDSFNAFFTRALQPAARTIARDCVIAPADGVISQCGTIKDGNLLQAKGQHYSVAQLLASDQEARAFDGGSFVTIYLAPHNYHRVHVPLAAQLRRMTFVPGRLFSVSPSTTRAVPGLFTRNERVVFHLDSDAGAVALVMVGAMVVGSVATYHAGIVRGREVTTSEYQPAVKFDHAQQLAQFNVGSTVIVLFAPGGPALEPGLGPGTVLQLGDAIAR; this is encoded by the coding sequence ATGGACCGTATATTTGCCACAATCCAGGCAATCCTGCCGCAACACCTGCTGACGCACTGCGTTGGCTGGCTTGCCAATTCGAAGCTTTCAATTATCCGGGTGCCGTTCATCGGAATATTCCGCCGCATCTACAGGGTCGACCTCGCCGAATCAGATCCGTCAGATCCGGCCGCATTCGACAGTTTCAATGCGTTTTTCACCCGCGCGCTGCAGCCCGCCGCCCGCACAATTGCGCGCGATTGCGTGATCGCGCCCGCCGACGGCGTAATTTCACAATGCGGGACGATAAAGGACGGCAACCTGCTGCAGGCGAAAGGCCAGCACTATTCAGTCGCGCAGTTGCTGGCATCGGATCAGGAAGCGCGGGCTTTTGATGGCGGCAGCTTTGTCACAATTTACCTGGCCCCACATAATTATCACCGGGTGCACGTGCCGTTGGCGGCTCAGTTGCGCAGGATGACATTTGTGCCCGGCCGATTGTTCAGCGTCAGCCCGTCGACTACACGTGCTGTACCCGGATTGTTCACGCGCAATGAGCGGGTCGTTTTTCACCTCGACAGCGACGCCGGCGCGGTGGCTTTGGTAATGGTGGGCGCCATGGTCGTCGGCAGCGTTGCAACCTATCACGCCGGTATCGTCCGTGGCCGCGAAGTCACCACCAGTGAGTACCAGCCGGCCGTGAAATTTGACCACGCGCAGCAACTGGCGCAGTTCAACGTCGGCTCCACGGTGATTGTGCTGTTCGCACCCGGCGGGCCGGCGCTCGAACCAGGCCTCGGACCCGGAACCGTACTGCAACTGGGCGACGCGATTGCGCGCTAG
- a CDS encoding copper chaperone PCu(A)C, with protein MNRAIALACVLLLTACSSDSVTVQKAWVRAPLPGRSMTAGYFELHNQTKRPVIVTGASADGFGAVSIHETRLDEAGISRMVGVEQLELAPDERVEFAPGGLHLMLMRPQREFTKGEIVPVTLLFADGATLHVSATVREDAP; from the coding sequence ATGAATCGCGCGATTGCGCTCGCGTGCGTGCTACTGCTCACCGCCTGCAGCAGTGACAGCGTCACTGTACAAAAAGCGTGGGTGCGCGCGCCATTGCCGGGCAGGTCAATGACCGCGGGCTATTTCGAATTGCACAACCAGACGAAACGTCCCGTGATTGTCACCGGCGCAAGCGCAGACGGCTTCGGCGCCGTGAGCATTCATGAGACCCGACTGGACGAGGCCGGCATTTCAAGGATGGTCGGTGTTGAGCAACTGGAGCTGGCACCCGACGAGCGCGTCGAGTTCGCACCTGGCGGACTGCACCTGATGCTGATGCGGCCGCAGCGTGAATTCACCAAAGGCGAGATCGTACCTGTGACGCTGCTGTTTGCTGACGGAGCGACGCTGCACGTGTCTGCGACCGTGCGGGAAGATGCACCGTAA
- a CDS encoding SCO family protein: protein MTTATVFSAPRPLPQATLVDHLGATLTRDSFRNRWDILFFGFTHCPDICPTTLFQLRGLAQGLEDLGQARQPRIWLVSVDPERDTPDILARYIASFSDTFNAATGEIGQIAAFAEGMGVAYSKIPEGDDYTMAHTAALFLVNPQAELVALFSAPHDMRALEADYRALVR from the coding sequence ATGACCACGGCAACCGTATTCAGTGCGCCCCGCCCCCTGCCACAGGCGACGCTGGTCGATCACCTCGGCGCGACGCTCACCCGGGACAGCTTTCGCAACCGCTGGGATATCCTGTTTTTCGGATTTACTCACTGCCCCGACATTTGCCCGACCACGCTGTTTCAACTGCGTGGCCTGGCTCAGGGCCTTGAGGATCTGGGCCAGGCACGGCAGCCGCGTATCTGGCTGGTTTCGGTGGACCCGGAGCGCGACACGCCGGACATCCTCGCCCGCTACATCGCCAGTTTCAGCGACACGTTCAACGCCGCCACCGGTGAGATCGGGCAGATTGCCGCCTTCGCGGAGGGCATGGGCGTCGCATACAGCAAGATACCCGAAGGCGATGACTACACGATGGCGCACACCGCGGCCTTGTTCCTGGTCAATCCACAGGCCGAACTGGTGGCGCTTTTTTCCGCGCCGCATGACATGCGGGCACTGGAAGCTGACTACCGGGCGCTGGTGCGATGA